Proteins from one Impatiens glandulifera chromosome 2, dImpGla2.1, whole genome shotgun sequence genomic window:
- the LOC124924305 gene encoding transcription factor RAX3-like encodes MGRAPCCDKTKVKKGPWSPEEDATLKNYIHNYGTGGNWITLPHKSGLKRCGKSCRLRWLNYLRPDIKHGGFNEEEDNIICSLYTKLGSRWSIIASQLSGRTDNDVKNYWNTKLKKKYISMQNNEVKPSSYTSEQNPNFIINIEDNATTNNNTPSIINSPNVLDGSSISMSALNFSEDDDKKNALNLIMNDINELLVAPNDRYEQYTYTSAPIEHSPNTLEYFPWTENLGMEGNTSFIGGFGAMEVPIIDNIVNESTDVWSDEILMGYESIVSSSLMSSSYYFNSISADFGTFPGGLIQNKNY; translated from the exons ATGGGAAGAGCTCCTTGTTGTGACAAAACTAAAGTGAAGAAAGGTCCATGGTCTCCTGAAGAAGATGCAACTCTTAagaactatattcacaattatgGCACTGGTGGAAATTGGATTACATTACCTCACAAATCGG GACTTAAGCGTTGCGGTAAGAGTTGCAGACTGAGATGGCTGAACTATCTAAGGCCCGATATCAAACATGGCGGcttcaatgaagaagaagacaacaTAATATGCAGCCTCTACACTAAACTTGGTAGCAG gTGGTCTATCATAGCTTCTCAATTATCCGGAAGAACAGATAACGACGTAAAAAACTATTGGAATACCAAACTGAAAAAGAAGTACATTTCAATGCAAAACAACGAAGTCAAACCGAGTTCTTACACCTCCGAGCAAAACCCTaatttcatcatcaacatcGAAGACAACGCCACCACCAACAATAACACCCCAAGTATCATTAACTCCCCGAATGTACTCGATGGCTCATCGATATCAATGAGTGCCCTTAACTTCTCGGAAGATGATGATAAGAAAAATGCCTTAAACCTAATCATGAATGATATCAATGAACTCTTAGTGGCTCCAAATGATCGTTATGAACAATACACCTATACAAGCGCACCAATTGAGCATTCTCCAAACACATTGGAGTACTTTCCTTGGACTGAAAATTTGGGAATGGAAGGGAATACATCGTTTATTGGGGGATTTGGTGCCATGGAAGTTCCtattattgataatattgtCAATGAAAGTACGGATGTTTGGTCGGACGAGATTTTGATGGGCTACGAATCAATAGTTTCGTCTTCGTTGATGTCgtcatcttattattttaactctatatcaGCTGATTTTGGTACATTTCCAGGAGGACTCATTCAAAATAAGAATTATTAG